A window of Mucilaginibacter sp. PAMC 26640 contains these coding sequences:
- a CDS encoding FAD-dependent oxidoreductase: MKREPRDYDAVIVGSGPNGLAAAILMQQNGLNVLLLEGKDTIGGGLRTAELTLPGFKHDICSAIHPLAAASPYFKTLPLQDYGLRYIYPEIDAAHPLDNGTAAILKGGVADTAKLLGADEAIYRRILGSVAKAWPLIDSDVLGPLHFPKHPLALASFGLKALPPSTWLAGQFKTEAGKALIAGMAAHSMQPLSNAATSAIALVLMTAGNLGGWPIPKGGSESIANALAAHFKALGGKIETGVYITSLSQLPSAHAVLFDVSPKQLLQIAGHKFSSLYRWQLERYRYGMGVYKVDWALDDAIPFTSAACRQAGTVHLGNTFSEIRLAEQQTWNGGHPDKPYVLLAQQSLFDHTRAPAGKHTVWAYCHVPNGSTINMTETIEKQVERFAPGFRERILAKHTMDTAQVEAYNPNYIGGDINGGVIDIRQLFTRPALRYSPYKTSEKGIYLCSASTPPGGGVHGMCGYWSAKRALNEVFNITVNGLK, encoded by the coding sequence ATGAAGCGCGAACCACGCGATTATGATGCTGTGATCGTCGGCTCCGGGCCAAATGGCCTGGCGGCGGCAATCCTGATGCAACAAAACGGCCTGAACGTGTTGCTGCTTGAAGGCAAGGACACTATAGGCGGAGGCCTCCGCACGGCAGAACTTACCCTGCCGGGCTTTAAGCATGATATCTGTTCGGCCATACACCCGCTGGCAGCTGCTTCTCCTTACTTTAAAACATTGCCGCTGCAGGATTATGGCCTCCGGTACATTTACCCGGAAATAGATGCCGCACATCCTTTAGATAACGGCACTGCTGCAATTTTAAAAGGCGGGGTAGCTGATACCGCTAAACTGCTGGGCGCTGATGAGGCAATTTACCGCCGTATATTAGGGTCGGTTGCAAAAGCGTGGCCATTGATCGACAGCGACGTTTTAGGTCCGCTGCATTTTCCAAAACATCCGCTGGCACTTGCAAGCTTTGGGTTAAAAGCCTTACCGCCGTCTACATGGCTGGCGGGGCAATTTAAAACCGAGGCGGGGAAAGCATTGATAGCCGGAATGGCGGCACATAGTATGCAGCCGCTTAGCAATGCAGCAACATCCGCCATTGCGCTGGTGCTGATGACGGCCGGCAACCTGGGCGGCTGGCCAATTCCTAAGGGTGGATCGGAAAGTATTGCAAATGCCCTTGCAGCGCATTTTAAGGCCCTGGGCGGCAAGATTGAGACTGGAGTATACATTACTTCGCTCAGTCAACTGCCTTCTGCTCATGCCGTGTTATTTGATGTTTCACCAAAGCAATTGCTACAGATAGCAGGGCATAAGTTTTCATCCCTTTATAGATGGCAGTTGGAACGGTACCGTTATGGAATGGGTGTGTATAAAGTAGACTGGGCGCTTGATGATGCGATTCCATTTACTTCTGCAGCCTGCCGGCAAGCCGGAACCGTGCACTTGGGGAACACTTTCAGTGAGATCAGACTGGCCGAACAGCAAACCTGGAATGGCGGCCACCCCGACAAACCTTACGTACTATTGGCACAGCAAAGCCTTTTTGACCATACCCGCGCGCCAGCCGGTAAGCATACGGTTTGGGCCTACTGCCATGTGCCCAATGGCTCCACCATAAACATGACGGAAACCATCGAGAAACAGGTGGAACGTTTCGCGCCCGGTTTTCGTGAACGCATCCTGGCTAAACACACCATGGATACCGCACAGGTAGAAGCATATAACCCTAATTATATCGGTGGTGATATCAATGGCGGGGTGATCGATATAAGGCAATTGTTTACCCGGCCGGCTCTGCGGTATTCGCCCTATAAGACCTCTGAAAAAGGCATTTACCTTTGCTCTGCTTCTACGCCACCGGGTGGGGGCGTGCATGGCATGTGCGGGTACTGGTCGGCCAAACGGGCCCTAAATGAGGTGTTTAATATTACGGTTAACGGTTTGAAATAA
- a CDS encoding NIPSNAP family containing protein: protein MKIYAKMRSVLLLLFVLLTVSSMASAASGYYYQIKIYHFKNDVQEQAVDSYLKDSYLPVLHKLGVKNVGVFKPMATDTAKRTYVFIPFKSWKDLQDFDSKVVDAEDGAGKAYLDAAYNQAPYTRMETIVLSAFATRTSPVVPKLAAPKADRVYELRSYESPTEKLHYNKVKMFNSGETDLFDRINSNPVFYGSVVAGSHMPNLMYMTAYNSMADRDKHWDAFGSAPEWKALIAQDQYKNNVSRNDIVFLHPTDYSDF from the coding sequence ATGAAAATCTACGCAAAAATGCGCTCCGTTTTATTGCTCTTATTTGTGCTGTTAACAGTTAGTTCAATGGCTTCGGCCGCAAGCGGATATTACTATCAGATAAAAATTTACCACTTTAAGAATGATGTACAGGAGCAAGCGGTAGATAGCTACCTAAAGGATTCATACCTACCGGTGCTGCACAAGTTAGGTGTTAAGAATGTTGGGGTATTTAAACCAATGGCTACCGATACTGCCAAGCGCACCTATGTATTCATCCCATTTAAATCATGGAAGGACCTGCAGGATTTTGATAGCAAGGTTGTAGATGCAGAAGATGGCGCAGGTAAAGCCTATTTGGATGCGGCATATAACCAGGCCCCTTATACCCGAATGGAAACCATCGTTTTATCGGCATTCGCTACCCGCACTTCCCCGGTAGTTCCTAAACTCGCTGCACCAAAAGCCGACCGCGTTTATGAACTGCGCAGCTATGAAAGCCCTACCGAAAAATTACACTACAATAAAGTGAAAATGTTCAATAGCGGCGAAACGGATCTGTTCGACAGGATCAATTCCAACCCGGTATTTTACGGCAGCGTTGTAGCCGGCAGCCACATGCCCAACCTAATGTATATGACCGCGTATAATAGTATGGCCGATAGGGATAAACATTGGGATGCTTTTGGCTCAGCACCTGAGTGGAAAGCATTGATTGCGCAGGATCAATATAAGAACAATGTATCCCGCAATGATATTGTGTTTTTGCACCCAACCGATTATTCCGACTTTTAA
- a CDS encoding glucuronyl hydrolase produces the protein MRLKSIQSVVVCLLMIGTAFAQQKNALVPKREMLAVIKRNMSFAGAQYKYMAAGLKPGEFPKTYHPDIKKFETSNSGWWCSGFYPGTLLNIYEETKDPALKAEAGHMLDSLTKEQFNTHTHDLGFMMYCSFGTANRLQPSDTYKQILLNSAKSLSTRFNPKVGCIKSWDSKPSDFLVIIDNMMNLELLFWATRTSGDSSYYKIAVTHANTTMVNHYRPDYSSYHLVNYNAITGAVQERKTAQGFGNESAWARGQAWGLYGFTVMYRETKDKKYLDQANQIANFLLNNPNLPADKIPYWDFNATNIPNALRDASAAAITASALLELCRYTGEADAKNYFGVAETILRNLSSPKYMARPRSNGGFLLMHSVGHFPAGTEIDVPLTYADYYFVEAMKRYEGFGGK, from the coding sequence ATGAGATTAAAAAGTATCCAATCGGTAGTTGTTTGCCTGCTGATGATTGGCACAGCATTCGCGCAGCAAAAAAATGCGCTGGTGCCAAAAAGAGAGATGCTGGCGGTGATCAAGAGAAATATGTCGTTTGCCGGTGCGCAGTATAAATATATGGCTGCCGGATTGAAGCCGGGCGAGTTTCCCAAAACCTATCATCCGGATATAAAAAAATTCGAAACAAGCAATTCGGGCTGGTGGTGCAGTGGTTTTTACCCGGGCACGCTTCTTAATATTTATGAAGAGACTAAAGATCCCGCACTTAAAGCGGAGGCCGGCCACATGCTGGATAGCCTGACCAAAGAACAATTTAACACCCACACGCACGATTTGGGTTTTATGATGTATTGCAGTTTTGGTACAGCCAACAGATTGCAACCGTCGGATACCTATAAACAGATCCTGCTCAATAGCGCCAAATCATTAAGCACCCGTTTTAACCCCAAAGTAGGCTGTATCAAATCCTGGGATTCAAAGCCATCAGATTTTTTGGTGATCATCGATAATATGATGAACCTGGAACTGCTGTTTTGGGCAACCCGAACCTCCGGCGATTCCAGCTACTACAAAATTGCAGTAACGCATGCCAATACCACCATGGTGAACCATTACCGGCCGGATTACAGTTCCTACCACCTGGTCAATTACAACGCAATAACCGGTGCAGTGCAGGAAAGGAAGACTGCGCAAGGTTTTGGCAACGAGTCGGCATGGGCCAGGGGACAAGCCTGGGGACTTTATGGTTTCACGGTGATGTACCGGGAAACGAAAGATAAAAAGTATCTCGACCAGGCCAACCAGATTGCAAACTTCCTGCTCAATAATCCAAATTTGCCTGCCGACAAGATCCCATACTGGGATTTTAATGCGACCAATATTCCTAATGCTTTGCGCGATGCTTCGGCCGCTGCTATTACAGCTTCGGCCTTGCTGGAACTATGCCGCTATACCGGCGAGGCTGATGCAAAAAACTATTTCGGCGTTGCCGAAACCATCCTTAGGAATTTATCTAGCCCGAAGTATATGGCCAGGCCAAGATCAAATGGCGGCTTTTTGCTGATGCACAGCGTAGGCCATTTCCCGGCAGGTACAGAAATTGATGTACCACTTACCTACGCCGACTATTATTTTGTGGAAGCGATGAAACGGTATGAGGGCTTTGGTGGCAAATAA